The Candidatus Neomarinimicrobiota bacterium genome has a segment encoding these proteins:
- a CDS encoding thiolase family protein yields the protein MGKETSVIVDAVRSPVGVKRGRMAGLIRPDDLTAQVIRNLLERNPNLPLDRIEDVVLGCAFPEGPQGMIMARTVSVLAGIPIEAGAKVVNRFCGSSMDAVHQLSQAIEVGDIDAGIAAGVEDMFSVPMGGFNPDFHPELAEKDFYIGMGETAENLAKDGGISREDQEEFAVASHKKALSAWLDGKYDNEVVAIELEDGSLVEKDEGPREPDLEKIRSLDPAFLEEGTVTAATSSPISVGAAAAIVTSKSFAEEHDLPVRAEIIARAVAGVEWERMGKGPLPATRKALAKADMTMDDLDAIELNEAFAAQTLYVIQEGGWPLEKINLNGGAIAIGHPLGCSGLRVLTTLMNVLDQNDGTYGLATMCIGSGQGIATIIKRQ from the coding sequence ATGGGGAAGGAAACATCTGTTATTGTAGACGCCGTTCGCTCACCCGTCGGAGTGAAAAGGGGCCGGATGGCGGGTCTTATTCGCCCAGATGATCTGACAGCTCAGGTCATAAGAAACCTGCTTGAGCGGAATCCAAATCTTCCATTGGACAGAATTGAGGATGTGGTTCTCGGCTGCGCCTTCCCTGAAGGTCCCCAGGGGATGATCATGGCCCGGACGGTATCGGTGCTCGCAGGCATTCCTATAGAGGCCGGGGCGAAAGTGGTGAATCGGTTTTGTGGGTCATCCATGGACGCTGTTCACCAACTTAGCCAGGCAATTGAAGTGGGTGACATAGACGCGGGCATCGCTGCGGGAGTGGAGGATATGTTCAGCGTTCCCATGGGTGGTTTTAATCCCGATTTTCATCCCGAACTGGCAGAGAAGGACTTCTACATTGGCATGGGAGAAACGGCGGAAAATCTCGCCAAAGACGGAGGAATTTCTCGGGAGGATCAGGAGGAATTTGCCGTCGCTTCCCACAAGAAAGCTCTTTCAGCGTGGCTCGATGGGAAGTATGACAATGAGGTTGTAGCCATTGAACTTGAAGACGGCAGTCTTGTGGAAAAAGATGAGGGCCCCCGGGAGCCGGATCTGGAAAAAATCCGGTCTCTGGATCCCGCTTTCCTGGAAGAGGGGACAGTGACAGCCGCCACCAGCTCTCCCATCTCAGTGGGAGCGGCAGCTGCGATCGTAACGAGCAAATCGTTCGCTGAGGAGCATGACCTTCCGGTCAGGGCCGAGATTATCGCCAGAGCCGTCGCCGGTGTGGAGTGGGAACGGATGGGCAAAGGACCGCTTCCAGCCACCCGAAAGGCGCTGGCCAAGGCTGACATGACAATGGATGATCTTGACGCAATCGAACTGAATGAAGCCTTCGCCGCCCAAACCCTCTACGTCATCCAAGAAGGCGGATGGCCTTTAGAAAAAATCAACTTGAACGGGGGCGCCATCGCCATTGGACATCCTCTCGGATGCTCGGGACTTCGCGTCCTGACCACGCTCATGAACGTCCTGGACCAGAACGATGGGACTTACGGTCTTGCAACCATGTGCATTGGATCAGGACAAGGGATCGCAACCATTATTAAACGACAGTGA
- the atpD gene encoding F0F1 ATP synthase subunit beta has translation MEKKGKISQIMSAVVDVVFEDSPLPEIYNALEVERSGESKLVLEVAQHLGDSRVRTVAMDSTDGLSRGTEVTDTGAPIAVPVGPGTLGRMFDVTGHPIDGKGEVVADERWPIHRPSPRHVDLTTDTEILETGIKVIDLLEPYSRGGKTGLFGGAGVGKTVIVMELIHNIATEHGGVSVFCGVGERTREGNDLWLEINESGVIDKTALVFGQMNEPPGVRLRVGLSGLTMAEYFRDEGRDVLLFIDNIFRFVMSGSEVSALLGRMPSAVGYQPTLSTEMGELQERITSTTKGSITSVQAIYVPADDLTDPAPATTFAHLDATTVLSRQISELGIYPAVDPLDSTSRVLDPRVLGDRHYRVAKQVQETLQKYKDLQDIIAILGMEELSDEDKTTVIRARRIQRFFSQPFSVAEEFTGKAGRYVKLEDTVEGFDLLVNGEFDDLPESAFLYMGTIDEAVENAKKIEKG, from the coding sequence ATGGAGAAAAAAGGGAAAATCAGCCAGATCATGAGTGCGGTCGTGGATGTCGTCTTTGAAGATAGCCCTCTTCCTGAGATTTATAATGCTCTTGAGGTGGAACGTTCGGGGGAGTCGAAACTTGTTCTCGAGGTAGCTCAGCATTTGGGAGATTCAAGGGTACGGACAGTTGCCATGGATTCCACAGATGGTTTATCTCGAGGCACGGAAGTCACAGACACTGGCGCTCCCATTGCCGTGCCTGTTGGACCCGGGACACTGGGGAGAATGTTTGACGTGACGGGACATCCCATTGATGGGAAAGGTGAGGTTGTAGCAGATGAGCGATGGCCTATCCACCGGCCTTCGCCCCGGCATGTTGACTTAACCACGGATACCGAGATTCTTGAAACAGGCATTAAAGTTATTGATCTTCTGGAACCATATTCAAGGGGTGGCAAGACGGGTCTGTTCGGCGGTGCGGGTGTGGGCAAGACAGTCATTGTAATGGAACTGATTCACAACATAGCCACAGAACATGGTGGCGTTTCCGTTTTCTGCGGAGTAGGGGAACGCACGCGAGAGGGTAACGACCTGTGGTTGGAAATAAACGAATCTGGTGTCATCGACAAAACGGCACTCGTTTTCGGTCAGATGAATGAACCTCCCGGTGTTCGCTTACGTGTGGGTCTGTCAGGCCTCACCATGGCAGAATACTTTCGAGACGAGGGACGCGACGTCCTGCTGTTCATCGACAATATATTTCGTTTCGTCATGAGCGGGTCGGAAGTGTCTGCTCTTCTTGGTCGCATGCCATCGGCAGTGGGTTATCAACCGACACTTTCAACGGAAATGGGGGAGCTTCAGGAACGGATTACGTCTACTACCAAGGGATCCATTACATCCGTGCAGGCTATCTACGTGCCCGCCGATGATCTCACGGATCCAGCGCCGGCAACAACTTTTGCCCACCTTGATGCTACCACTGTCCTGTCCAGACAGATTTCGGAACTGGGGATCTATCCTGCGGTTGATCCTCTTGATTCCACATCGAGGGTTCTGGACCCTCGAGTCCTGGGCGACAGGCACTACAGGGTAGCGAAACAGGTCCAGGAAACCCTTCAGAAGTACAAGGATCTTCAGGATATCATAGCCATTCTCGGCATGGAAGAATTGTCTGACGAAGACAAGACGACAGTGATAAGAGCTCGAAGAATCCAGCGATTTTTCTCTCAACCCTTCTCGGTGGCTGAGGAGTTTACTGGAAAGGCCGGCAGGTACGTGAAGCTGGAAGACACTGTTGAAGGGTTCGATCTACTCGTTAACGGCGAGTTTGATGATCTTCCTGAGAGTGCTTTTCTATATATGGGCACAATAGATGAAGCGGTGGAGAACGCGAAGAAGATTGAGAAAGGATAA
- the atpC gene encoding ATP synthase F1 subunit epsilon produces the protein MNTFHLDIVTPTKALDLGDVNYLRAPGVDGLFGVMSGHRDSVFAIDIGGVKVVRDGKELFFATGRGYAEVTGQKAQLLVESIEPADKIDVSRAESALKRAKERLASDEVGIDRQRAETALARAINRLEMGKRVPG, from the coding sequence ATGAACACTTTTCATCTTGATATCGTTACTCCCACGAAGGCCTTGGACTTAGGTGATGTGAATTACCTTCGAGCACCGGGAGTCGATGGACTCTTCGGCGTCATGTCGGGGCACCGGGACTCAGTGTTTGCCATTGATATTGGTGGAGTGAAAGTGGTTAGAGACGGAAAAGAGCTCTTCTTTGCCACCGGCCGAGGCTATGCCGAGGTGACCGGCCAGAAAGCACAACTTCTGGTAGAATCAATAGAACCGGCTGACAAAATCGACGTCTCCAGAGCTGAATCTGCCTTGAAACGTGCAAAAGAGCGCCTCGCAAGTGACGAGGTAGGCATCGACAGGCAGCGGGCAGAGACGGCACTCGCCAGAGCCATCAACCGACTGGAAATGGGAAAAAGAGTCCCGGGATAA
- a CDS encoding acyl-CoA dehydrogenase family protein yields MNANSTVKKEGGVFLLEQVGHTPIFTREQFSEEQREIALMVRNFCTETVLPACDQIEKRDKELSLQLLRQMGELGLLSIDVPEQYGGLDLDKTTSIIVAETMGYGRSSSFTTTYSVHSGIGMLPIVWFGNEKQKEKYLPRLASGEWVGAYALTEPSSGSDATAAKTSAILADDGKHYVLNGEKQFITNGGWANVHTLFAQVDGEKFTAFLVDMDTPGLEVGPEEHKLGVQGSSTVPLKLTNAEVPVENVLGEIGGGATIAFNVLNIGRLKLGASVLGGCKQIIGLSAKYALERRQFGQPIAHFDAIKGKIADMTILAYALDSIIYRTVGMIDDAIGELDRGADDFYLKMGEAMERFAIESSMVKILGSESLGRCADTGIQIYGGYGFIEEYSMARIYRDTRIDRIWEGTNEINRQIITGYFMRKGLLNEIPLRERIREIEPFLTSFESPSSDSPLARQMEIIEAGKVMALYVFNEALNEFGQDLRHEQQLGESIADCFMDLYMADSTLSRVNQTIESEEQTGVLVPIAQCLTAEVALRLLNRALTGLNDIYHGRLPEIVIGRLRQFQVRMLPTADVADLKRRIAEYVYSQKEYPFQ; encoded by the coding sequence ATGAATGCGAATTCGACGGTGAAAAAAGAGGGAGGGGTTTTCCTCCTGGAACAGGTTGGTCACACGCCCATTTTTACGCGGGAGCAATTCTCCGAGGAACAGCGCGAGATTGCACTGATGGTCCGCAACTTCTGCACGGAAACCGTTCTTCCAGCATGCGATCAGATTGAAAAGAGAGACAAAGAGCTCTCCCTGCAGCTGTTGAGACAGATGGGAGAACTGGGACTCCTGTCCATTGATGTTCCCGAGCAGTACGGTGGATTGGATCTGGACAAAACCACGTCCATCATCGTGGCTGAAACCATGGGGTACGGTCGATCCAGTTCCTTTACCACTACCTACTCAGTACACTCAGGCATCGGGATGCTGCCCATCGTCTGGTTCGGCAACGAGAAACAGAAAGAAAAATATCTTCCCAGGCTGGCAAGTGGGGAGTGGGTTGGGGCATATGCCCTCACGGAACCTTCTTCCGGCTCCGATGCCACAGCAGCCAAAACGTCGGCGATCCTCGCGGATGATGGGAAACACTATGTCCTGAACGGTGAAAAGCAGTTCATCACCAACGGAGGCTGGGCGAACGTTCATACCCTTTTTGCCCAGGTGGATGGTGAAAAGTTTACCGCCTTCCTTGTTGATATGGATACGCCGGGGCTTGAAGTGGGTCCTGAAGAACATAAGCTCGGGGTCCAGGGTTCATCAACCGTTCCATTGAAACTTACCAACGCAGAAGTTCCCGTAGAAAATGTGCTGGGCGAAATCGGCGGCGGCGCGACGATTGCTTTCAACGTTCTCAATATCGGTCGTCTCAAACTCGGTGCTTCCGTTCTCGGAGGATGCAAGCAGATCATAGGACTGTCTGCCAAGTATGCTCTGGAACGCCGACAGTTCGGTCAACCCATCGCCCATTTCGATGCCATTAAGGGTAAGATCGCCGATATGACCATCCTTGCCTATGCACTGGATAGCATCATCTACAGAACGGTGGGAATGATTGACGACGCCATTGGTGAACTGGATCGTGGAGCGGACGATTTCTATCTCAAAATGGGAGAAGCGATGGAGCGATTTGCCATCGAATCATCTATGGTCAAGATTCTGGGCAGCGAATCACTGGGACGGTGCGCAGATACGGGAATTCAGATTTATGGCGGTTACGGCTTCATCGAGGAGTATTCCATGGCACGCATCTACCGGGACACGAGAATCGACCGAATCTGGGAAGGGACGAATGAAATCAATCGCCAGATTATTACCGGATATTTCATGAGAAAAGGACTTCTGAATGAGATTCCCCTGAGAGAAAGAATCAGGGAAATTGAACCTTTTCTCACATCTTTCGAATCACCCTCATCCGATTCTCCTCTCGCTCGGCAGATGGAGATTATTGAGGCTGGAAAAGTTATGGCCCTCTACGTCTTTAACGAAGCACTGAATGAATTTGGTCAGGATTTGCGCCACGAACAGCAGCTGGGCGAGTCGATAGCCGACTGCTTCATGGACCTCTATATGGCAGACAGTACTCTCAGTCGAGTGAATCAGACGATAGAAAGCGAGGAGCAGACAGGAGTTCTTGTTCCTATCGCCCAATGTCTCACGGCAGAGGTGGCCCTGAGGTTGTTGAACCGGGCTCTCACAGGATTGAACGACATCTATCATGGTAGGCTGCCGGAAATCGTCATTGGCAGGCTACGTCAATTCCAGGTACGAATGCTTCCAACGGCAGATGTGGCAGACCTCAAACGCCGAATCGCAGAATACGTCTATTCGCAGAAAGAATATCCCTTCCAGTGA
- a CDS encoding 3-hydroxyacyl-CoA dehydrogenase/enoyl-CoA hydratase family protein, with protein MSHKIEKTAVLGAGVMGAQLAGHLANAGIPSLLFDLTKDLLEQGIQSLSSLKPAPIFHKNTARLVEPVTYEDNLDRLQEADWVIEAVAENLEVKREVLKNITPYLKNDVVISTNTSGLSVAEIGSSLPEQFEKRFILTHFFNPPRYLRLVEVVQAKASEEVVRDMVGFLEEELGKGIVFAKDTPNFIGNRIGIYGLLLTLNMAKEMNMTVEEVDRLTGTIVGRPKSATFRTADLVGLDTLSHVARTSLERCEKDEQRDVFRLPDFLKRLIEEGRLGQKTKAGFYKKTEDGIFSVDLKTLEYKAQKRVRFDGYRLAKQRTSTKEKIKAMAYSDDRAGTFFWEILSGTLIYSANRIPEISDDIVNIDNAMRWGFGWELGPFETWDAIGVQSSLSRMKDEGKKVPVWVEDMLNSGQSRFYEIESGKRTFYHFPERTRREIPSRTRSIQLALRKSGGHLVKQDWSASLVDLGDGILDVEFHSILQPGLNPIDLSVVETINDALDLLESKEYRGLVMGHHGQNFCVGANLALILQFCENGDWEGLERTVTALQKLTQRIRFSRAPVVAAPFNLCLGGGFELIAPAARRVVSAELYVGAVEVGVGLIPGAGGNLRLLLNLIERTKRKRMAPFQVAQKALELIGFAKVSTSAAEAKELGYLKLDDEIVMNLDHLIKRAKEAATELARDYTPPVYRDDIILPGRGGRTAMNVTLKGFRVQGKISAHDELVARKLAYVLTGGDRAKASMPVDEQYLLDIERDAFVSLAGEPKTQERIRHMLKQGKPLRN; from the coding sequence ATGTCCCACAAAATCGAAAAAACAGCTGTCCTTGGAGCCGGTGTTATGGGAGCCCAACTCGCCGGACACCTTGCTAATGCGGGAATACCTTCCCTCCTGTTCGACCTCACGAAGGATCTGTTGGAACAGGGAATCCAGTCCCTTTCCTCCCTAAAGCCTGCCCCCATCTTTCACAAGAATACCGCAAGACTCGTAGAGCCCGTTACCTACGAAGACAACCTGGATCGTCTTCAGGAAGCCGATTGGGTCATCGAAGCGGTAGCGGAAAATCTGGAAGTCAAAAGAGAGGTCCTCAAGAACATTACGCCATACTTGAAAAATGATGTTGTGATTTCCACCAACACATCAGGACTCTCAGTCGCCGAAATTGGAAGCTCACTCCCGGAACAGTTTGAGAAACGATTCATCCTCACCCACTTCTTCAATCCACCAAGGTATCTTCGTCTGGTGGAAGTGGTGCAGGCAAAAGCATCCGAGGAGGTAGTGCGGGATATGGTAGGATTCCTGGAAGAGGAGCTGGGAAAGGGAATTGTTTTCGCCAAGGATACTCCAAACTTCATCGGAAACAGAATCGGCATCTACGGACTTCTGCTAACCCTGAACATGGCAAAAGAGATGAACATGACGGTTGAAGAAGTGGACAGGCTGACAGGGACCATCGTGGGCCGCCCCAAAAGTGCCACGTTCCGGACAGCCGATCTGGTTGGGCTGGACACCTTGTCCCATGTTGCCAGAACGTCCCTCGAAAGATGTGAAAAGGATGAACAACGGGATGTTTTTCGCCTTCCGGATTTCCTGAAAAGACTCATCGAAGAGGGACGTCTGGGACAGAAAACGAAGGCGGGTTTCTACAAGAAAACAGAGGACGGTATCTTCTCGGTGGACCTCAAAACGCTTGAATACAAGGCTCAAAAGCGGGTTCGGTTTGATGGATATCGGCTGGCAAAGCAGCGCACCTCCACGAAAGAAAAGATCAAGGCCATGGCCTACAGCGATGACCGTGCGGGAACCTTTTTCTGGGAAATACTCTCCGGAACGTTGATTTACAGCGCCAACCGCATCCCTGAGATATCGGACGACATTGTCAATATCGACAATGCCATGAGATGGGGCTTCGGCTGGGAGCTGGGTCCCTTCGAAACCTGGGATGCCATCGGCGTCCAATCATCACTGTCGCGCATGAAAGATGAAGGGAAGAAAGTCCCGGTCTGGGTGGAAGACATGCTGAATTCGGGCCAGTCCAGGTTTTACGAAATAGAGAGCGGAAAGCGGACATTCTATCACTTCCCGGAGCGAACCCGGAGAGAGATTCCTTCCCGCACACGATCCATTCAGCTTGCCCTCAGGAAATCGGGTGGACATCTGGTAAAGCAGGATTGGAGCGCAAGCCTTGTCGATCTCGGTGACGGTATTCTCGATGTGGAATTCCACAGCATCCTCCAGCCGGGACTCAACCCCATCGACCTGTCCGTGGTCGAAACAATTAACGATGCCCTCGATCTCCTTGAATCCAAAGAATATCGCGGTCTGGTCATGGGGCATCACGGGCAGAATTTCTGTGTGGGCGCGAATCTGGCCCTCATCCTGCAGTTCTGCGAGAACGGGGATTGGGAAGGGCTGGAAAGGACCGTGACGGCTCTTCAGAAGTTAACCCAGAGGATTAGATTCTCGAGAGCACCCGTGGTGGCGGCTCCGTTCAACCTTTGCCTTGGAGGTGGTTTTGAATTGATTGCACCGGCCGCCAGGCGAGTCGTTTCGGCCGAACTTTATGTAGGGGCAGTGGAAGTAGGTGTGGGACTAATCCCGGGTGCCGGTGGTAACCTGAGACTTCTTCTCAACCTCATTGAAAGAACAAAAAGAAAAAGAATGGCTCCGTTTCAAGTCGCCCAAAAAGCTCTTGAACTCATTGGATTTGCCAAAGTCTCCACGTCGGCTGCCGAAGCGAAGGAACTGGGCTACCTTAAGCTGGACGACGAGATTGTTATGAACCTGGACCATCTGATCAAGAGAGCAAAGGAGGCAGCAACGGAGCTAGCCCGCGATTACACGCCTCCCGTTTACCGCGACGACATCATTCTTCCTGGCAGAGGAGGACGCACCGCAATGAACGTGACGTTGAAAGGGTTCCGAGTGCAAGGGAAGATCTCTGCTCACGATGAACTTGTAGCCAGGAAACTGGCCTACGTTCTTACGGGGGGAGACAGGGCAAAAGCGAGTATGCCCGTGGACGAACAGTATCTCCTCGACATCGAACGTGATGCCTTTGTCAGCCTGGCCGGAGAACCAAAGACTCAGGAACGCATCCGGCACATGCTAAAGCAGGGCAAGCCCCTCCGTAACTGA
- the aspS gene encoding aspartate--tRNA ligase, whose product MFRRTHTCGELRASHNGEEVALNGWVASKRDHGGVIFIDLRDRYGLTQLTFNEETFPDAFKVARKLSMEDVLSVRGKVSMRKEGAINRDIATGEIELGINVVEVLSEAAPLPFLVSDRDSASEELRLIYRYLDLRTEELQKFMAIRHKTYQAVRNHLSSENFMEVETPFLMKSSPEGARDYVVPSRIHRGKFYALPQSPQTYKQLLMIAGFDRYFQIVKCFRDEDLRADRQPEFTQIDLEMSFVDEKDVREVVEKLVKHVFKEIRQIEIETPFPKISHGDAIETYGTDSPDLRFDLHLLDFSKWAAKSTFDTLSAPEHSTCIVIDEGEAYSRKAVDQFTDFAMEYSAQEGKKTVWGLGWMRYRDGDLAGGLSKSFPGKLRRELASELKLNEGSLLLVTGGERETVLATMGALRLQIAKRGNMIDDSVFKPSWVVEFPLLERDEKGGDWTFLHHPFTAPKLEHVAMLEADPAAVRSRGYDLVINGLEVAGGSIRNHDPDIQLRIFKLLGMPETEARRRFGFLLEALSYGAPPHGGIAFGFDRFVMLLAGAGQIRDVIAFPKTTSALSLMDGSPSEIREEQLGELGIQILDKED is encoded by the coding sequence ATGTTCAGAAGAACGCACACGTGCGGTGAACTTCGAGCTTCTCACAACGGGGAAGAGGTTGCTCTGAACGGATGGGTGGCTTCCAAACGGGATCACGGGGGAGTGATCTTCATCGATCTTCGGGATCGTTATGGCCTCACACAATTGACGTTCAATGAAGAGACGTTCCCCGATGCGTTCAAAGTGGCGAGGAAACTTTCCATGGAAGACGTGCTCTCCGTTCGGGGGAAGGTGAGCATGCGGAAAGAAGGCGCCATAAATCGGGACATTGCCACGGGTGAAATCGAGCTGGGGATTAATGTGGTTGAGGTACTGAGCGAGGCTGCGCCCCTTCCATTCCTTGTGTCCGACCGGGACAGTGCGTCGGAAGAACTCAGACTAATATACCGCTATCTGGATCTTCGAACAGAGGAACTCCAGAAATTCATGGCTATTCGCCACAAAACCTATCAAGCCGTTCGGAACCACCTTTCCAGTGAGAACTTTATGGAAGTCGAGACTCCGTTTCTCATGAAGTCCTCCCCTGAAGGAGCCAGGGACTACGTGGTTCCCAGCCGGATTCACCGGGGGAAATTCTATGCGCTTCCTCAATCTCCCCAGACCTACAAACAGCTTCTCATGATCGCCGGCTTTGATCGTTACTTTCAAATTGTGAAGTGTTTTCGGGATGAAGATCTCCGGGCGGACCGACAGCCCGAATTCACCCAGATTGACTTGGAAATGTCGTTCGTGGATGAGAAAGATGTAAGAGAAGTTGTGGAAAAACTGGTGAAGCACGTTTTCAAGGAAATCCGTCAAATCGAAATCGAGACGCCCTTTCCAAAGATTTCTCATGGTGATGCGATAGAGACCTACGGGACCGACAGCCCGGACTTGAGGTTTGACCTTCATCTCTTAGATTTCTCGAAGTGGGCAGCGAAATCGACATTTGACACACTGAGTGCGCCGGAACACTCAACTTGTATCGTCATCGATGAGGGAGAGGCATACTCCAGAAAAGCGGTTGATCAATTCACGGACTTCGCCATGGAGTATTCCGCTCAAGAAGGGAAGAAGACAGTTTGGGGGTTGGGGTGGATGAGATACCGGGATGGGGATTTGGCTGGTGGATTGTCAAAATCTTTTCCAGGAAAGCTTCGGCGGGAGCTCGCATCTGAACTGAAACTCAATGAGGGGAGTCTCCTTCTGGTGACCGGGGGAGAAAGAGAAACCGTTCTCGCCACGATGGGTGCTTTAAGACTCCAAATTGCCAAACGTGGAAACATGATTGACGATTCCGTTTTCAAACCGTCATGGGTTGTTGAATTTCCGCTTCTTGAACGGGACGAAAAAGGAGGCGACTGGACGTTCCTTCATCACCCGTTCACGGCACCGAAACTGGAACACGTTGCTATGCTTGAAGCGGATCCCGCCGCCGTGAGATCGAGAGGCTACGATTTGGTCATCAATGGACTTGAGGTAGCGGGTGGGTCAATCCGTAATCATGATCCTGACATCCAGTTGAGGATCTTCAAGCTACTTGGGATGCCCGAAACGGAAGCCAGGAGAAGATTCGGTTTTCTCCTGGAAGCTCTGAGTTACGGAGCACCTCCCCATGGAGGCATCGCCTTTGGGTTTGACCGGTTCGTTATGCTTCTGGCTGGCGCTGGCCAGATAAGGGATGTTATTGCATTCCCCAAAACAACAAGCGCCCTGTCACTCATGGATGGATCTCCCAGCGAAATCCGCGAAGAACAGTTGGGTGAACTTGGAATTCAGATACTGGATAAAGAAGACTAG
- a CDS encoding four helix bundle protein, which produces MDYIDIVGRNDSGWVIREPETKYEIDLLDRTFECAIMVLETLQTVGHEKEKDAVRYQLAKSGTSIGANYEEAQGASSRRDFSNKIKIVYREVRESHYWCRILKRMKWGDTKKVGQLSGELEELRKIFGRMLQTLGKAN; this is translated from the coding sequence TTGGACTACATAGATATTGTCGGAAGAAATGATAGTGGGTGGGTAATCAGGGAGCCGGAGACAAAGTATGAAATAGACTTACTGGACAGGACTTTTGAGTGCGCAATCATGGTATTAGAAACCTTACAAACTGTGGGTCACGAAAAAGAAAAGGATGCTGTTCGTTATCAGTTGGCGAAAAGTGGAACTTCGATAGGTGCAAATTATGAGGAAGCTCAAGGAGCAAGTTCGAGAAGGGACTTTTCTAACAAAATCAAGATTGTCTATCGGGAGGTTAGGGAGTCACACTATTGGTGTCGCATACTCAAAAGAATGAAATGGGGTGATACAAAAAAAGTTGGACAGTTGTCGGGAGAATTGGAAGAGTTAAGAAAGATCTTTGGGCGAATGTTGCAGACTCTGGGAAAAGCGAACTAG
- the atpG gene encoding ATP synthase F1 subunit gamma yields MANLKTIRQRINGVRGVSQVTKAVKMVAAARLRKSQNRIEQARPYAFRINSVLESLLPNIERGLNRLLEVRPVENLGFVTITADRGLCAGFNANIINRATEIMGHYDRNRIKLICVGKKGSEYFRKRGWNVIGDYVGFWRELSFSDAVDIVESITALYMRHDLDQVLVIFNEFKNVLEQRVVPLEFLPLELEEWEVGEIPGEYLGETPPSGKEYLFEPSIEVVVNSLVPRHLNVQMWRYLLESDAAEQAARMTAMDNATENALEMITDLTLELNKARQAAITTEILEVVGGANALKY; encoded by the coding sequence TTGGCCAATCTGAAAACCATCCGCCAGCGCATAAATGGCGTAAGGGGCGTCAGCCAAGTGACGAAAGCCGTGAAAATGGTTGCTGCCGCCAGGCTGAGAAAGTCACAGAACAGGATTGAGCAGGCCCGTCCCTACGCTTTCCGCATCAACAGTGTTCTTGAAAGCTTGCTGCCAAACATTGAACGGGGGCTCAACCGCCTTTTGGAAGTGAGACCCGTTGAGAATCTGGGTTTTGTGACAATTACTGCAGATAGGGGATTATGCGCAGGCTTCAATGCCAATATCATCAATCGAGCTACTGAAATAATGGGGCATTACGACCGGAATAGGATCAAACTCATATGCGTCGGAAAGAAGGGGAGCGAATATTTCCGTAAACGGGGTTGGAATGTGATTGGTGACTATGTGGGATTCTGGCGGGAACTCAGTTTCAGCGACGCTGTGGACATAGTCGAAAGCATCACAGCCTTGTATATGCGTCATGATCTCGATCAGGTTCTGGTCATTTTCAATGAATTCAAGAATGTGCTGGAGCAAAGGGTGGTCCCTCTGGAATTCCTTCCTCTTGAGTTGGAGGAATGGGAGGTGGGTGAGATCCCGGGAGAGTATTTGGGAGAGACGCCACCTTCAGGTAAGGAATACCTCTTCGAGCCATCCATCGAGGTTGTCGTCAACTCGCTGGTGCCCAGGCACTTAAATGTCCAGATGTGGCGATATCTGCTGGAGTCCGACGCTGCAGAACAAGCGGCTCGTATGACCGCCATGGACAATGCCACTGAGAATGCCTTGGAGATGATTACTGACCTTACTCTCGAGCTTAACAAAGCGCGTCAGGCTGCTATTACCACGGAGATTCTGGAAGTAGTCGGAGGGGCAAACGCCCTGAAATACTGA
- a CDS encoding TetR/AcrR family transcriptional regulator: MTAKKNNKEYLRKKQILDAALNVVVQKGYSNSRMDDIVEESKLSKGAIYWYYKSKKEVFLSLVNHWVNNFGVTLNHIVREDLSATAQLKELFNFFLHVYTKNQKVFKAELEFWSLASRDKDFHDKTQKVYHEFLALLEGIVGRGVESGEFKKIDTKVAALSIMVNIEGIIWFTLFDVEELSAKHYFETITEFILAGLTKRSGEKK, from the coding sequence GTGACTGCGAAAAAGAATAACAAGGAATACCTGCGGAAAAAGCAGATACTTGATGCCGCCTTGAATGTGGTGGTTCAAAAGGGCTATTCCAACTCCCGTATGGACGATATCGTTGAGGAATCCAAACTGAGTAAAGGAGCCATCTACTGGTATTACAAATCCAAAAAGGAAGTTTTCCTCTCCCTGGTGAACCACTGGGTGAACAATTTTGGGGTAACCCTGAATCACATTGTTAGGGAGGACCTGTCCGCCACAGCACAGCTGAAGGAGCTTTTCAATTTCTTCCTCCATGTCTATACAAAAAACCAGAAGGTGTTTAAGGCGGAATTGGAATTCTGGTCACTCGCGAGCCGTGACAAGGATTTTCATGATAAGACGCAAAAAGTCTATCATGAGTTTCTCGCTCTCCTTGAAGGGATCGTCGGTCGCGGAGTTGAGTCGGGGGAATTCAAGAAGATAGATACGAAGGTGGCCGCCCTTTCAATCATGGTTAATATTGAAGGAATTATCTGGTTCACGCTCTTTGACGTGGAAGAACTCAGCGCCAAACATTACTTTGAGACGATTACCGAATTCATTCTGGCGGGACTCACCAAGAGATCTGGAGAGAAGAAATGA